From a single Candidatus Binatia bacterium genomic region:
- a CDS encoding tetratricopeptide repeat protein has product RRLPVWSSNVALLDDAVRHDPRDPAAHVALADQYIAEGNYHAALAALDRAIAVDSTRALAWHRRTLLLNRMGKLPEAEASGRRAVAIQPSEAIFWANLGDILTREGKTHDANEANRQAVVLDPKNPDNWYNYGVSLASSDSLPQAMQAYRRAIALNPGHFQAVNNLGAALALSGRIPEARDVYLKAVELEPSSVQARMNLALAYLRLGDVAGASAQREAVQKLDQAAAMQLVEMIKQVQAGQGSRR; this is encoded by the coding sequence TGCGGCGGCTGCCGGTCTGGTCGAGCAACGTGGCGCTTCTGGACGACGCGGTGCGGCACGACCCGCGCGATCCCGCGGCGCACGTCGCGCTGGCCGACCAGTACATCGCCGAGGGGAACTACCATGCGGCGCTCGCCGCGCTGGACCGCGCGATCGCCGTCGATTCGACGCGCGCGCTGGCCTGGCACCGGCGGACGCTGCTCCTCAACCGGATGGGAAAGCTCCCCGAGGCCGAGGCGTCGGGCCGGCGCGCGGTGGCGATCCAGCCCTCCGAGGCGATCTTCTGGGCCAACCTGGGGGACATCCTCACGCGCGAGGGGAAGACCCACGACGCCAACGAGGCGAACCGCCAAGCGGTGGTTCTGGACCCGAAGAACCCCGACAACTGGTACAACTACGGCGTGTCGCTCGCCTCCTCCGACAGCCTTCCCCAGGCCATGCAGGCCTACCGACGGGCGATCGCGCTCAACCCTGGGCACTTCCAGGCTGTCAATAACCTGGGGGCCGCCCTCGCCCTCTCCGGCCGGATTCCGGAAGCGCGCGACGTGTACCTGAAAGCGGTCGAGCTCGAGCCCAGCTCCGTCCAGGCCCGCATGAACCTGGCGCTGGCCTACCTGCGCCTGGGCGACGTCGCGGGCGCATCGGCCCAGCGCGAAGCGGTCCAGAAGCTGGACCAGGCGGCGGCGATGCAGCTGGTCGAGATGATCAAGCAGGTGCAGGCCGGCCAGGGGTCCCGCCGATGA
- a CDS encoding DUF6754 domain-containing protein has product MTPAPDVRLFDPSRINLLVGLGLFLLFLFLNISRARRGATMFIRPLAGLKAVEEALGRATEMGRPVLYVPGIGDMSEVGTLAAITILSRVARRTADLGCDLEVPNYDPVAATIMEGAVRQAYVEAGRGDSYRPGSVHYVSAQQFAYVAAVTGYMLRQRPAANIFMGAFYAESLFLAETGNLTGAIQIAGTDQVTQLPFFVCACDYTLLGEELYAASAYLGREPVQLATIAAQDWAKALAAAVVVLAAILGALGHPEVGRLLQTQ; this is encoded by the coding sequence ATGACCCCCGCCCCCGACGTTCGTCTCTTCGATCCCAGCCGGATCAACCTCCTCGTCGGGCTCGGGCTTTTTCTCCTTTTCCTCTTCCTGAACATCTCGCGCGCGCGGCGCGGCGCCACGATGTTCATCCGGCCGCTTGCCGGACTGAAGGCGGTGGAGGAGGCGCTCGGGCGCGCCACGGAAATGGGGCGACCGGTGCTCTACGTCCCCGGCATCGGCGACATGAGCGAGGTGGGAACGCTCGCGGCCATCACGATCCTGAGCCGCGTGGCGCGGCGCACCGCCGACCTGGGCTGCGACCTCGAGGTTCCGAACTACGATCCCGTGGCCGCGACGATCATGGAGGGCGCCGTGCGCCAGGCGTACGTCGAGGCCGGGCGCGGCGACTCGTACCGGCCGGGCTCGGTCCACTACGTGAGCGCGCAGCAGTTCGCGTACGTGGCCGCCGTGACCGGCTACATGCTACGCCAGCGCCCCGCCGCGAACATCTTCATGGGCGCGTTCTACGCCGAGTCGCTCTTCCTGGCCGAGACCGGAAACCTGACCGGCGCCATCCAGATCGCCGGCACCGACCAGGTGACGCAGCTCCCCTTCTTCGTCTGCGCCTGCGACTACACGCTGCTCGGCGAGGAGCTGTACGCCGCGAGCGCCTATCTGGGCCGCGAGCCGGTGCAGCTCGCGACGATCGCGGCGCAGGACTGGGCGAAGGCGCTCGCCGCGGCGGTCGTCGTGCTCGCGGCGATCCTCGGAGCGCTGGGTCATCCCGAAGTGGGCCGGCTGCTCCAGACCCAATGA
- a CDS encoding protein kinase, whose product METHISTDGPHPASLTYGAAGLPAGRRVGPYLIDRVLGQGGMGVVYRAWDSELERAVALKAIPADLAAIPERAALLTVEARVLAALNHPHIETIHGLIQAEGGTRYLVLEYLEGELLSARLAREPLSLAEALEVGRAVAAALEAAHSGGIIHRDLKPSNVMLTRTGPKVLDFGLAKRFGTARGRDPASTWTGGMAGAGTPGYSSPEQSLGEPQDRRTDLFSLGCLLYECMAGRRAFRGSSAASARRAVLTTEPEWERLPRATPDAVRSLVRRCLAKNPEERLEDAAEARRIFEREMAHLASGRYSRQSRDSGPGRASLPSPLTSFVGRARELREGMALLDRSRLLTLTGPGGCGKTRLSIALAERAESTPRDGICFVDLAPLSDPARMPQAVLTAARVREDPDRPGAELLAEAWRDQEVLLVLDNCEHVIAAAAAFTSALLALAPRVRVLATSREPFQIPGEQIYPVPSLGGDAARLFADRAAAVRPSFALTAKNRAAVEEICEALDGMPLALELAAARAHVLSLAQIKASLQDRFRFLTGTSRAAGRHRTLRSAIDWSFDLLAPEERRFFAALSVFAGGFSLDAAEALDPAAGGGPGRLDGSSAPAGPATLDLLGRLVDKSLVSPPASDEASAPARAPRFRLLETLRSYAADRLAESGEEAAVRDRHLRHFLGAAERACPDLTGPAQAACLDRLEADHENFLAALSWCERRAEPGACGLRLAASLWRFWLARGHFSLGRAVLRTALARGNAEDSTARAEVLMGVGALAFHQNDWDAAAAAYEEARASMERLGVETGVGQALVGLGNVAMGRGAYSVADATYRGALPRFERAGNERGKALVASNRGRVAELRGDLATARALHEEGIAGFERVGDAASLAVRLSSLAELCLKLGDVPACRARLAECLAVVLSLDERRAGCYALERTALLAQSTGDPSAALRWCGAADALRLRIASPPTPAEAKGIEAVVTGARRSLGGAAEPVWAEGRALSFEEAIAGAIRWLGA is encoded by the coding sequence ATGGAAACCCACATTTCCACGGATGGACCGCATCCCGCATCCCTAACCTATGGCGCGGCCGGACTTCCCGCCGGCCGCCGGGTCGGGCCCTACCTCATCGACCGGGTCCTGGGTCAGGGCGGTATGGGGGTCGTCTACCGGGCCTGGGACTCCGAGCTGGAACGCGCGGTCGCCCTGAAGGCGATCCCGGCCGATCTGGCGGCCATACCCGAGCGTGCCGCGCTCCTCACGGTCGAGGCGCGCGTTCTGGCCGCGCTCAATCACCCCCACATCGAGACGATCCATGGCCTGATCCAGGCCGAGGGCGGGACGCGGTACCTGGTGCTCGAGTATCTGGAAGGCGAGCTCCTGAGCGCGCGCCTCGCCCGGGAGCCGCTGTCGTTGGCGGAAGCCCTCGAGGTCGGGCGCGCGGTCGCCGCCGCGCTGGAAGCGGCCCATAGCGGCGGCATCATCCATCGAGACTTGAAGCCCTCGAATGTGATGCTCACCCGGACCGGACCCAAGGTGCTCGATTTCGGCCTGGCCAAGCGATTCGGAACCGCCCGGGGCCGCGACCCGGCAAGCACCTGGACGGGCGGGATGGCCGGAGCCGGCACGCCGGGCTATTCCAGCCCGGAGCAGTCGCTCGGCGAGCCGCAGGACCGGAGGACCGATCTCTTCTCGCTGGGGTGTCTGCTCTACGAATGCATGGCGGGCCGCCGCGCCTTCCGCGGGTCGAGCGCGGCCTCGGCGCGACGGGCCGTGCTGACGACGGAGCCCGAATGGGAGCGGTTGCCGCGCGCGACGCCGGATGCGGTGCGCTCCCTGGTGCGGCGATGCCTCGCCAAGAATCCCGAGGAACGGCTGGAAGATGCCGCCGAGGCACGACGGATCTTCGAGAGGGAGATGGCCCATCTCGCGAGCGGTCGCTACTCCCGGCAGAGCCGCGATTCCGGACCGGGACGCGCCTCCCTGCCGTCGCCGCTCACCTCGTTCGTCGGGCGCGCCAGGGAACTGCGCGAAGGGATGGCGCTCCTCGACCGGAGCCGGCTCCTCACCCTGACCGGTCCCGGCGGATGCGGGAAGACGCGCCTCTCGATCGCGCTCGCCGAGCGCGCGGAGAGCACGCCGCGCGACGGCATTTGCTTCGTGGACCTCGCTCCGCTTTCGGACCCGGCCCGGATGCCCCAGGCGGTCCTGACCGCGGCGCGCGTGAGGGAGGATCCCGACCGTCCGGGCGCCGAGCTCCTGGCGGAGGCGTGGCGCGACCAGGAGGTCCTCCTGGTGCTCGACAATTGCGAGCATGTGATCGCCGCGGCCGCCGCGTTCACGTCGGCGCTCCTGGCGCTGGCGCCGCGGGTCCGCGTGCTGGCGACCAGCCGCGAGCCGTTCCAGATTCCCGGAGAGCAGATCTACCCGGTGCCCTCCCTGGGCGGCGACGCCGCCCGGCTCTTCGCCGATCGCGCCGCGGCCGTGCGTCCCTCCTTCGCCCTCACGGCGAAGAATCGCGCGGCGGTCGAGGAGATCTGCGAAGCGCTCGACGGCATGCCGCTCGCTCTGGAGCTTGCGGCCGCGCGCGCGCACGTGCTCTCGCTCGCCCAGATCAAGGCCTCCCTCCAAGATCGGTTCCGCTTCCTGACCGGCACGAGCCGGGCGGCGGGACGGCATCGCACGCTCCGGTCGGCGATCGACTGGAGCTTCGACCTGCTCGCGCCCGAGGAGCGGCGCTTCTTCGCGGCGCTCTCGGTGTTCGCAGGCGGCTTCTCCCTGGACGCGGCCGAGGCGCTGGACCCGGCCGCGGGAGGAGGGCCTGGCAGGCTCGACGGATCCTCCGCGCCCGCGGGGCCCGCCACCCTCGACCTCCTCGGACGGCTCGTGGACAAGTCGCTGGTGTCCCCTCCCGCTTCCGACGAGGCGTCGGCCCCGGCGCGCGCGCCGCGGTTCCGCTTGCTGGAGACGCTTCGCTCCTATGCGGCGGACCGGCTCGCCGAGTCGGGGGAGGAGGCCGCCGTGCGCGACCGCCATCTGCGCCACTTCCTGGGCGCCGCCGAGCGCGCGTGCCCCGACCTGACCGGGCCGGCGCAGGCCGCCTGCCTCGATCGGCTGGAGGCCGACCACGAGAACTTCCTCGCCGCGCTTTCCTGGTGCGAGCGGCGGGCCGAGCCGGGAGCGTGCGGGCTGCGCCTGGCCGCGAGCCTCTGGCGCTTCTGGCTGGCCCGCGGTCATTTCAGCCTGGGGCGGGCCGTGCTCCGCACGGCGCTGGCGCGCGGCAACGCCGAGGATTCGACCGCGCGCGCGGAGGTGCTGATGGGCGTGGGAGCGCTCGCGTTCCATCAGAACGATTGGGACGCCGCGGCGGCGGCCTACGAGGAAGCCCGCGCGAGCATGGAACGACTCGGCGTGGAGACGGGGGTGGGGCAGGCGCTGGTCGGGCTGGGCAACGTGGCGATGGGTCGCGGCGCCTACTCCGTTGCCGACGCGACCTACCGCGGCGCGCTGCCGCGCTTCGAGCGGGCGGGGAACGAGCGGGGCAAAGCGCTCGTCGCGAGCAACCGGGGGCGGGTGGCCGAGCTCCGGGGGGACCTCGCGACAGCCCGAGCGCTGCACGAGGAGGGGATCGCGGGGTTCGAGCGTGTCGGCGACGCCGCGTCGCTGGCGGTACGCCTCTCCTCCCTGGCGGAGCTCTGCCTCAAGCTGGGCGATGTCCCGGCCTGCAGGGCGCGTCTCGCCGAGTGCCTGGCGGTGGTGCTGAGCCTGGACGAGCGGCGGGCGGGATGCTACGCGCTGGAGCGGACCGCGCTCCTCGCGCAGTCGACCGGGGATCCCTCGGCGGCGCTTCGCTGGTGCGGCGCCGCGGACGCCCTGCGTCTTCGGATCGCCTCGCCGCCGACGCCGGCCGAGGCGAAGGGGATCGAGGCGGTCGTCACGGGGGCCCGGCGATCGCTGGGCGGGGCCGCCGAGCCGGTATGGGCGGAGGGGCGCGCGCTCAGCTTCGAGGAGGCGATCGCCGGAGCGATCCGGTGGCTCGGCGCCTAG